One Rosa chinensis cultivar Old Blush chromosome 5, RchiOBHm-V2, whole genome shotgun sequence genomic region harbors:
- the LOC112164967 gene encoding transcription factor PCL1: MGEEVRMSEYEGGGSGGDGDEERVSEWEAGLPIADDLTPLSQPLIPMELASAFSISPEPCRTVVDVNRASQKTVSTLRGGAHSQAYSSNYKSFEENNNRSDEPMVVELDETEPYGGGGGGEGSDSRKSRRVDSPEEADSALRIENSSGGGEDPSGRAVKRPRLVWTPQLHKRFVDVVAHLGIKNAVPKTIMQLMNVEGLTRENVASHLQKYRLYLKRMQGLSNEGPSSSDQLFASTPVPQSLHESGGSGPGHRQGHMPVSIPMPYPPGAMMAMPSYMGMSGGYHGFESHPSYNMMQQQKYGSMVSYPPHVAPNEK; encoded by the coding sequence ATGGGAGAGGAGGTGAGGATGAGCGAGTACGAAGGAGGCGGCAGCGGCGGCGACGGCGACGAGGAGAGGGTTTCGGAGTGGGAGGCCGGGCTTCCGATCGCCGATGATCTGACGCCGCTGTCTCAGCCGTTGATTCCGATGGAGCTGGCGTCGGCGTTCAGTATCTCGCCGGAGCCGTGCCGCACGGTGGTGGACGTCAACCGCGCGTCGCAGAAGACGGTGTCGACGCTGCGTGGGGGGGCTCACTCGCAGGCGTATTCGTCGAACTACAAGTCGTTCGAGGAGAACAACAACCGCAGCGACGAGCcgatggtggtggagctggACGAGACGGAGCCGTACGGAGGAGGCGGCGGCGGGGAAGGATCCGATTCGAGGAAATCGAGGAGGGTTGATAGCCCCGAGGAGGCGGATTCGGCGCTCCGGATCGAGAATTCCTCGGGCGGCGGAGAAGACCCGTCGGGTCGGGCGGTCAAGCGGCCTCGGCTGGTGTGGACCCCGCAGCTGCACAAGCGGTTCGTGGACGTGGTGGCCCACCTGGGGATCAAGAACGCGGTTCCCAAGACGATTATGCAGCTGATGAACGTGGAGGGATTGACGCGTGAGAATGTGGCCAGCCACTTGCAGAAGTACCGACTCTACTTGAAGAGGATGCAGGGCTTGTCCAACGAGGGCCCCTCCTCGTCCGACCAGCTTTTCGCCTCGACTCCGGTGCCGCAGAGTCTGCACGAGTCGGGTGGAAGCGGGCCGGGTCACAGACAGGGGCACATGCCCGTTTCGATCCCCATGCCTTACCCGCCGGGCGCCATGATGGCTATGCCTAGTTACATGGGGATGTCCGGCGGGTACCATGGGTTCGAGTCGCATCCTTCGTATAACATGATGCAGCAGCAGAAGTATGGTTCCATGGTGTCATACCCACCCCATGTTGCTCctaatgagaaatga